In the Populus trichocarpa isolate Nisqually-1 chromosome 1, P.trichocarpa_v4.1, whole genome shotgun sequence genome, one interval contains:
- the LOC7477777 gene encoding uncharacterized protein LOC7477777, whose amino-acid sequence MSPKTAQIRLMSSHPEVYEPCDDSFALVDALLADRTNILDHCPRLCLEVGCGSGYVIASLALMLGQELPGVYYFATDINPHALRVTRETLDAHAVDAELMCMDIASGLEKRLAGMVDVMVVNPPYVPTPDYEVGREGIASAWAGGENGRIVIDRILPVADRLLSDKGWLYMVTLTTNDPSQICLLMRKKGYASRIVVQRSTEEESLHIIKFWRDSDIQLDTKEILTTNKSVPARVKDSLISQFSQLSFCRGTNSNCL is encoded by the coding sequence ATGTCCCCAAAAACAGCACAAATCCGCCTTATGAGTTCGCATCCCGAGGTTTATGAACCGTGTGATGATTCCTTTGCGCTTGTCGATGCGCTTCTAGCTGATCGAACTAATATACTAGATCATTGTCCCAGATTATGTTTGGAAGTGGGTTGTGGTAGTGGTTATGTTATTGCTTCTCTAGCTCTTATGCTTGGACAGGAGCTTCCTGGGGTGTACTACTTTGCCACTGATATTAATCCTCATGCACTGAGAGTGACGCGTGAGACGCTGGATGCTCATGCTGTTGATGCCGAGTTAATGTGCATGGATATTGCATCTGGGCTTGAGAAGAGGTTGGCAGGAATGGTGGATGTGATGGTTGTGAACCCACCTTATGTTCCGACACCTGATTATGAGGTGGGTCGTGAAGGAATTGCGTCAGCTTGGGCTGGAGGGGAGAATGGTAGGATTGTAATTGATAGGATATTGCCAGTAGCTGATAGACTTTTGTCGGATAAGGGATGGTTATACATGGTTACTCTTACAACAAATGATCCTTCACAGATATGTCTTCTGATGAGAAAGAAGGGGTATGCTTCTAGAATTGTTGTCCAGAGATCAACAGAAGAAGAGAGCCTTCACATCATCAAGTTTTGGCGTGATTCTGATATTCAATTGGATACAAAGGAGATCTTAACGACTAACAAATCGGTTCCTGCAAGGGTCAAGGACTCACTCATCTCACAGTTTTCTCAATTGTCATTCTGTAGAGGTACCAACAGCAATTGTTTATGA